A DNA window from Sphingopyxis macrogoltabida contains the following coding sequences:
- a CDS encoding winged helix-turn-helix transcriptional regulator, producing MGKLREPLNILYGDNCALPLALEAMGERWSFMILRAAFNGVHHFEEFQQELNIARNILSNRLSRLVDHGIMAREVMAEDRRKVRYELTEKGVELLPAMIALRQWGEKWGAGVPSTPVLVDTRDEQPIGPVTITAHDGRPLGYKELVWMHRSELQPLGQARARMAPVAAE from the coding sequence ATGGGAAAATTACGCGAACCGCTGAACATTCTTTACGGGGACAATTGCGCCCTGCCGCTCGCACTCGAGGCGATGGGCGAGCGATGGTCGTTCATGATCCTGCGCGCCGCCTTCAACGGCGTTCATCATTTCGAGGAGTTTCAGCAGGAACTCAATATTGCGCGCAACATCCTGTCGAACCGCCTGTCGCGGCTCGTCGACCATGGCATCATGGCGCGCGAGGTGATGGCCGAGGACCGGCGCAAGGTGCGGTACGAACTCACCGAAAAGGGCGTCGAGCTGCTCCCGGCGATGATCGCGCTGCGCCAATGGGGCGAAAAATGGGGCGCGGGCGTGCCGTCGACCCCGGTGCTCGTCGACACGCGCGACGAACAGCCGATCGGGCCGGTGACGATCACGGCGCATGACGGCCGGCCGCTCGGGTACAAGGAACTGGTGTGGATGCATCGCTCCGAGCTCCAGCCGCTGGGGCAGGCACGGGCGCGGATGGCCCCGGTCGCGGCGGAATGA
- a CDS encoding FAD-dependent monooxygenase: protein MSETLRSDVLISGGGLVGQALALALAHHGLSSQIVDPADPVATIAPGFDGRASAIASATWQMFEVLGLADRIAGHGCPIRAIKVGDGAPGQGRGGELDFVTAEDSAPLGTMIENRRLRLALAAALADAPLVRLHMPARVSARDIDAHGVTLTLADGTQLAAPLLIVAEGRRSPTRDAAGFSIANWSYHHHAMIGAVAHERPHGNVAHEIFYPAGPFALLPLVDDEQGRHRSAFVWTVSEKDGPGFAKLGERGFTAELERRAGGLLGAMELVAPRMTYPLGFHHSASIVAERLVLVGDAAHGIHPIAGQGLNLGLRDVAALTEVLVEGARLGLDLGDAALLARYQRWRGLDSLMVSLATDGLTRLFGIPGRTAAAVRRTGLGAVQRLPLLKRFFMEEARGEAGDLPRLLTGAEI, encoded by the coding sequence ATGAGCGAAACCCTGCGCAGCGATGTCCTGATTTCGGGCGGCGGCCTCGTCGGCCAGGCGCTGGCACTGGCGCTGGCGCATCATGGCCTGTCGTCGCAGATCGTCGACCCCGCCGATCCGGTGGCGACGATCGCGCCGGGCTTCGACGGCCGCGCCTCGGCGATCGCCAGCGCGACCTGGCAGATGTTCGAAGTGCTTGGCCTCGCCGATCGTATCGCCGGTCACGGCTGCCCGATCCGCGCCATCAAGGTCGGCGATGGCGCCCCGGGACAGGGGCGCGGCGGCGAACTCGATTTCGTCACCGCCGAAGACAGCGCGCCGCTCGGTACGATGATCGAAAATCGCCGGTTGCGGCTGGCCTTGGCCGCAGCGCTTGCCGACGCGCCGCTCGTCCGGTTGCACATGCCGGCGCGGGTGTCGGCGCGCGACATCGACGCCCATGGCGTGACGTTGACGCTCGCCGACGGGACGCAGCTTGCCGCGCCGCTGCTGATCGTCGCCGAGGGCCGCCGCTCGCCGACGCGCGACGCGGCGGGGTTCAGCATCGCGAACTGGTCCTATCATCATCATGCGATGATCGGTGCGGTTGCCCACGAACGCCCGCACGGCAATGTCGCGCACGAAATCTTCTATCCCGCCGGGCCGTTCGCGCTGCTGCCGCTCGTCGACGACGAACAGGGCCGGCATCGCTCGGCCTTCGTGTGGACCGTCTCCGAAAAGGATGGACCCGGTTTCGCCAAGCTCGGCGAGCGGGGCTTCACCGCCGAACTCGAACGGCGCGCCGGCGGCCTGCTCGGCGCGATGGAGCTGGTCGCGCCGCGGATGACCTATCCGCTTGGCTTCCACCACAGCGCGTCGATCGTCGCGGAGCGGCTGGTGCTCGTCGGCGACGCCGCGCACGGCATCCATCCGATCGCGGGGCAGGGGCTCAACCTTGGTCTCCGCGACGTGGCGGCGCTCACCGAAGTGCTCGTCGAAGGTGCCCGCCTCGGCCTCGACCTTGGCGATGCGGCGCTGCTCGCGCGCTACCAGCGCTGGCGCGGGCTCGACAGCCTGATGGTCAGCCTTGCGACCGACGGACTGACGCGGTTGTTCGGCATCCCCGGCCGGACCGCTGCGGCGGTGCGCCGCACCGGGCTCGGCGCGGTGCAGCGGCTGCCGTTGCTCAAGCGCTTCTTCATGGAGGAAGCGCGGGGCGAGGCGGGCGACCTGCCGCGCCTGCTCACCGGAGCCGAAATCTAG
- a CDS encoding FtsK/SpoIIIE family DNA translocase — protein MASRKAITAKADWRTVFRQSIARSLVIAAAVALGIFTLFLTLALLTYDGTDAAIHTAAGGNPSNWMGGAGAWFADLMLFVGGAAIVLLLPLFGIVAWRLWAVTPQPYWKRQLALAFVAILLVGLGLQLWAPDSNAPLPAGWGGIIALIVGSAVDPLFERAGDPAAALIRFATILLLVGVGLWLGWRALRLEKGWASRFRLPAADGGRVAMPARAAEADPKIVDPAERVVKPRPLAEPSDRAPPEIADPAQRSAPSKPRPKPQTELFTNYQLPSIDLLAPPPPGPTGQIDKAGLERNARLLESVLEDFQVKGVVTAVRPGPVVTMYELEPAPGTKASRVSNLADDIARNMSALSARIAPIPGRTVIGIELPNAHRESVVLHEIIGSALFQDQTGALPIILGKNISGDAMIADLAPMPHLLIAGTTGSGKSVGLNAMILSLLYRLGPDQVKMIMIDPKMLELSVYDDIPHLLAPVVTEPKKAIRALKWAVEQMEDRYRMMSSLSVRNLASYNDKVRGALAKGKSLGRRVQTGYDPDTGQPVYEEETLDYAPLPQIVVVVDELADLMMTAGKEVEFLIQRLAQKARAAGIHLILATQRPSVDVITGVIKANLPTRISFNVTSKIDSRTILGEAGAEQLLGKGDMLYVPGGKQITRIHGPFVSDDEVRAVADHWKGQGRPDYIESVTEDPEDGGFAMEGAPAGGDSAEDRMYAKACQIVVESQKASTSWLQRQLRIGYNSAARLIERMEEEGLVSPPNHVGRRDVLTDQYGQQR, from the coding sequence ATGGCAAGCCGCAAGGCCATTACCGCAAAGGCCGACTGGCGCACCGTTTTCCGCCAGAGCATCGCACGATCGCTGGTGATTGCCGCCGCGGTCGCGCTTGGCATCTTCACGCTGTTCCTGACCCTCGCGCTCCTTACCTACGACGGCACCGACGCCGCGATCCACACCGCGGCCGGCGGCAACCCGTCGAACTGGATGGGCGGCGCGGGTGCATGGTTCGCCGACCTGATGCTGTTCGTCGGCGGCGCCGCCATCGTCCTGCTGTTGCCGCTGTTCGGCATCGTCGCATGGCGGCTGTGGGCGGTGACGCCGCAGCCCTATTGGAAGCGCCAGCTCGCCCTGGCCTTCGTCGCGATCCTGCTCGTCGGGCTGGGGCTGCAGCTCTGGGCGCCCGACAGCAACGCGCCGCTTCCCGCCGGCTGGGGCGGGATTATCGCGCTGATCGTCGGCAGCGCGGTCGACCCCTTGTTCGAACGCGCGGGCGATCCCGCGGCGGCACTGATCCGCTTCGCCACGATCCTTCTGCTCGTCGGTGTCGGCCTGTGGCTCGGCTGGCGTGCCTTGCGGCTCGAAAAGGGATGGGCATCGCGGTTCCGGTTGCCTGCGGCCGACGGCGGCCGCGTCGCCATGCCGGCGAGGGCGGCCGAAGCCGACCCGAAGATCGTCGATCCGGCCGAGCGCGTCGTCAAGCCGCGTCCGCTCGCCGAACCCAGCGACCGTGCCCCGCCCGAGATCGCCGATCCCGCGCAGCGCAGCGCGCCCTCGAAACCGCGGCCGAAACCGCAGACCGAGCTGTTCACCAATTACCAGCTCCCCTCAATCGACCTGCTCGCGCCGCCGCCGCCTGGACCGACCGGGCAGATCGACAAGGCGGGACTGGAGCGCAACGCCAGATTGCTCGAATCGGTGCTCGAGGATTTTCAGGTCAAGGGCGTCGTCACCGCGGTGCGCCCCGGACCGGTCGTCACCATGTACGAACTCGAGCCCGCGCCGGGCACCAAGGCAAGCCGCGTGTCGAACCTCGCCGACGACATCGCGCGCAACATGTCGGCGCTGTCGGCGCGCATCGCGCCGATCCCCGGCCGCACCGTGATCGGTATCGAACTGCCCAACGCGCATCGCGAATCGGTCGTCCTGCACGAAATCATCGGCAGCGCGCTGTTTCAGGACCAGACCGGCGCACTGCCGATCATCCTCGGCAAGAATATCAGCGGCGACGCGATGATCGCCGACTTGGCGCCGATGCCGCACCTGCTGATCGCGGGTACGACCGGATCGGGTAAATCGGTCGGCCTCAATGCGATGATCCTCTCTTTGCTCTACCGCCTCGGTCCCGATCAGGTGAAGATGATCATGATCGATCCCAAGATGCTGGAACTCAGCGTCTACGACGACATTCCGCACCTCCTCGCCCCGGTGGTCACCGAGCCCAAGAAGGCGATCCGCGCCCTCAAATGGGCGGTCGAGCAGATGGAGGATCGCTACCGGATGATGTCGTCGCTGTCGGTGCGCAACCTCGCCTCCTACAACGACAAGGTCCGCGGCGCGCTCGCCAAGGGCAAGTCGCTGGGGCGGCGGGTCCAGACCGGCTACGACCCCGACACCGGCCAGCCGGTCTATGAGGAAGAGACGCTCGACTACGCGCCGCTGCCGCAGATCGTCGTCGTCGTCGACGAACTCGCCGACCTGATGATGACCGCGGGCAAGGAGGTCGAATTCCTGATCCAGCGGCTCGCCCAGAAAGCTCGCGCGGCGGGCATCCACCTGATCCTCGCGACGCAGCGCCCGTCGGTCGACGTCATCACCGGCGTCATCAAGGCGAACCTGCCGACGCGGATCAGCTTCAACGTCACCAGCAAGATCGACAGCCGCACCATCCTTGGCGAAGCGGGCGCCGAGCAATTGCTCGGCAAGGGCGACATGCTGTACGTCCCCGGCGGCAAGCAGATCACGCGCATCCACGGACCTTTCGTATCGGACGACGAGGTGCGCGCGGTTGCCGATCACTGGAAGGGGCAAGGCCGCCCCGACTATATCGAGAGCGTCACCGAAGATCCCGAGGACGGCGGTTTCGCCATGGAAGGCGCCCCGGCGGGCGGCGACAGCGCCGAGGACCGCATGTATGCCAAGGCCTGCCAGATCGTCGTCGAAAGCCAGAAGGCGTCGACGAGCTGGCTGCAGCGGCAGCTCCGCATCGGCTACAACAGCGCCGCACGCCTGATCGAGCGGATGGAGGAGGAAGGGCTGGTCAGCCCGCCCAACCATGTCGGCCGCCGCGACGTGCTCACCGACCAATATGGCCAGCAGCGCTGA
- a CDS encoding sigma factor, with amino-acid sequence MSATSEALEQAVTALIEARTALDTAPGGRARAGVDQAFARVAALLAPRIRYFTRAYGLWADAEEAQQACAIAIHRAAERYDPARARFTTYVTWQLRAELQALRLRLRGNPRCGGGNGAATLSLDALVDVSADMWLADPLAEEAAERGAADCLAGLVADRLVADWAERRRSRNGERERTLVRRQLTASEASDRLNESERHVVRRALADIVRHAAEPH; translated from the coding sequence ATGTCGGCAACAAGCGAGGCACTCGAACAGGCGGTAACGGCGTTGATCGAGGCGCGCACCGCGCTCGATACCGCACCCGGCGGACGGGCGCGGGCCGGGGTCGATCAAGCCTTCGCGCGGGTCGCCGCGCTGCTTGCGCCGCGGATCCGCTATTTTACGCGCGCCTATGGCCTTTGGGCCGACGCCGAGGAGGCGCAGCAGGCGTGCGCGATCGCGATCCACCGCGCTGCCGAACGCTACGATCCCGCGCGGGCGCGCTTCACCACCTATGTGACCTGGCAGCTCCGCGCCGAATTGCAGGCGCTTCGCCTCCGCCTGCGTGGCAACCCGCGTTGCGGCGGGGGGAACGGGGCCGCAACGCTCTCGCTCGACGCGTTGGTCGACGTGAGCGCCGATATGTGGCTCGCCGACCCGCTGGCCGAGGAGGCTGCCGAACGCGGCGCGGCCGACTGCCTTGCCGGCCTTGTTGCCGACCGCCTTGTTGCCGATTGGGCCGAACGGCGCCGCAGCCGCAACGGCGAGCGTGAACGGACGCTGGTTCGCCGCCAATTGACTGCTAGCGAAGCGTCCGATCGCCTCAATGAGAGCGAGCGCCATGTTGTCCGCCGTGCGCTGGCGGACATCGTCCGCCACGCCGCCGAACCGCACTGA
- a CDS encoding LytR/AlgR family response regulator transcription factor has translation MTIRTILVDDEKLATQGLQLRLEAHADVEVVDTALNGREAIRKIKTHKPDLVFLDIQMPGFDGFSVIQGLMEVEPPLVVFVTAYSDHAIRAFEAQAVDYLVKPVEPERLADALDRVRQRLAEKRGVAEVERLKTVLAEVAPEAVEEYGAEVQPDAHAADRYEKMINIKDRGQIFRVDVDSIERIDAAGDYMCIYTADNSLILRETMKDLEKRLDPRNFQRVHRSTIVNLSQVKQVKPHTNGECFLVLGSGAQVKVSRSYRDVVARFVH, from the coding sequence ATGACGATCAGAACCATCCTGGTGGATGATGAAAAACTGGCCACCCAAGGCCTGCAACTGCGGCTCGAAGCCCATGCCGATGTCGAAGTGGTCGACACCGCGCTCAACGGCCGCGAGGCCATCAGAAAGATCAAGACCCACAAGCCCGACCTCGTCTTCCTCGACATCCAGATGCCGGGGTTCGACGGCTTTTCGGTCATTCAGGGGCTGATGGAGGTCGAACCGCCGCTGGTCGTTTTCGTCACTGCCTATTCGGACCATGCGATCCGCGCGTTCGAAGCGCAGGCGGTCGATTATCTGGTCAAACCGGTCGAGCCCGAGCGGCTCGCCGACGCGCTTGACCGCGTCCGCCAGCGCCTTGCCGAGAAGCGCGGCGTGGCCGAGGTCGAAAGGCTTAAGACGGTGCTCGCCGAAGTCGCCCCCGAAGCGGTCGAGGAATATGGCGCCGAGGTCCAGCCCGACGCGCATGCTGCCGACCGCTATGAAAAGATGATCAACATCAAGGATCGCGGCCAGATTTTCCGCGTCGACGTCGACAGCATCGAGCGGATCGATGCCGCGGGCGACTATATGTGCATCTATACCGCCGACAACAGCCTGATCCTGCGCGAGACGATGAAGGATCTCGAAAAGCGTCTCGACCCGCGCAACTTCCAGCGCGTCCACCGCTCGACGATCGTCAACCTCAGCCAGGTCAAACAGGTCAAGCCGCACACCAACGGCGAATGCTTCCTCGTGCTCGGATCGGGCGCGCAGGTGAAGGTGAGCCGCAGCTACCGCGACGTCGTGGCAAGGTTCGTGCATTGA
- a CDS encoding sensor histidine kinase yields the protein MSLFGLSSPGPFFGNKVRAFWNLQILGWTAWLGLRGVSGLANGQSFSFLIPQMISAITGFSLSLILSVCYRALINRRPLLMWGVSFGLAGVATALWAFIDAWVAQIQNPASEAGFTSLLLGAVYIDATSLGAWSALYFAINYFLQLEEQQDRMLRLEAQAASAQLAMLRYQLNPHFLFNTLNSISTLVLLKQAEPANAMLSRLSAFLRYTLANEPTAQVTLAQEIETLKLYLDIEKMRFEERLRPHFAIDPAVARARLPSLLLQPLIENAIKYAVTPQEDGADITISAQLAGQNVRITVSDTGSGLSADGTDPTTGFATESTGVGLANIRDRLAQAFGDQHRFDVQTDAEGGFTVVIEFPFQPDGQMTIGTERT from the coding sequence ATGTCGCTGTTCGGACTGTCCTCGCCGGGCCCCTTTTTCGGCAACAAGGTGCGCGCCTTCTGGAATCTCCAGATATTGGGCTGGACCGCTTGGCTCGGCCTGCGCGGCGTATCAGGGCTCGCCAACGGACAGAGCTTTTCCTTCCTGATTCCGCAGATGATCTCGGCGATCACCGGCTTCTCGCTCTCGCTGATCCTGTCTGTCTGCTATCGTGCCCTGATCAACCGCCGTCCGCTGCTCATGTGGGGTGTCAGCTTCGGGCTCGCGGGGGTGGCGACCGCGCTCTGGGCGTTTATCGACGCGTGGGTCGCGCAAATCCAGAACCCGGCGAGCGAGGCGGGGTTCACCAGCCTGTTGCTCGGCGCGGTCTATATCGATGCGACCTCGCTCGGTGCCTGGTCGGCGCTCTATTTCGCGATCAACTATTTCCTCCAGCTCGAGGAGCAGCAGGACCGCATGCTGCGGCTCGAGGCGCAGGCGGCGTCGGCACAGCTCGCGATGCTGCGTTATCAGCTCAACCCGCATTTCCTGTTCAACACGCTGAACAGCATTTCGACCCTCGTGCTGCTCAAACAGGCCGAGCCTGCCAATGCGATGCTGTCGCGCCTGTCGGCTTTCCTCCGCTACACGCTCGCCAACGAGCCGACCGCGCAGGTGACGCTGGCGCAGGAGATCGAGACGCTGAAGCTGTATCTCGATATCGAGAAGATGCGCTTCGAAGAGCGTTTGCGCCCGCATTTCGCGATCGATCCGGCCGTTGCGCGGGCGCGATTGCCCTCGCTCCTGCTCCAGCCGCTGATCGAAAATGCGATCAAATATGCGGTGACGCCGCAGGAAGACGGCGCCGATATCACCATTTCCGCACAGCTTGCCGGTCAAAATGTCCGGATCACCGTGTCCGACACCGGGTCGGGATTGTCAGCCGACGGTACGGACCCCACCACTGGCTTTGCAACGGAATCGACCGGTGTGGGTTTAGCCAACATCAGGGACCGGTTGGCGCAGGCTTTTGGCGACCAGCACCGGTTCGACGTCCAGACGGACGCTGAGGGCGGGTTCACGGTGGTTATCGAGTTTCCGTTCCAGCCTGACGGGCAAATGACGATTGGAACCGAACGCACATGA
- a CDS encoding exodeoxyribonuclease III: MTSIASWNINSVRARIGIVEKFLREEAPDILCLQETKVECGTFPKDMFRSLGYEHIETHGQRMHHGVAIVSKVPLIDVRKYDWQANGEARHVGVTLPSGVRLDNVYIPAGGDIADRDLNPKFGQKLDFFGRMTEWAGALDQPTVLTGDFNVAPLESDVWNHKALLDVVSHTPIEVETLGRLQAASNWVDLGRHFIAAPAPLYTWWSYRAKDWEASNRGRRLDHMWITPDLLPQALSHRIVQPARSWERPSDHIPLVTEFAF; the protein is encoded by the coding sequence ATGACAAGCATCGCATCCTGGAACATCAACAGCGTCCGTGCCCGCATCGGCATCGTCGAAAAATTCCTGCGCGAAGAAGCTCCCGACATCCTGTGCCTGCAGGAAACCAAGGTCGAGTGCGGCACCTTTCCCAAGGATATGTTCCGCTCGCTCGGTTACGAGCATATCGAGACCCACGGCCAGCGCATGCACCACGGGGTCGCGATCGTCAGCAAGGTGCCGCTGATCGACGTGCGCAAATATGACTGGCAGGCAAATGGCGAGGCTCGCCACGTCGGCGTGACGCTGCCGTCGGGCGTCCGGCTCGACAATGTCTATATCCCTGCCGGCGGCGATATCGCCGACCGCGACCTCAATCCGAAATTCGGGCAAAAGCTCGATTTCTTCGGCCGGATGACCGAATGGGCCGGCGCGCTCGACCAGCCGACGGTGCTGACCGGCGACTTCAATGTCGCGCCGCTCGAAAGCGACGTCTGGAACCACAAGGCGCTGCTCGACGTCGTCAGCCACACGCCGATCGAGGTCGAAACCCTCGGCAGGCTGCAGGCCGCATCGAACTGGGTCGACCTCGGCCGCCATTTCATCGCCGCCCCGGCGCCGCTCTACACCTGGTGGAGCTACCGCGCGAAGGATTGGGAAGCGTCGAACCGCGGCCGCCGGCTCGACCATATGTGGATTACCCCCGACCTGCTGCCGCAGGCGCTGTCGCACCGGATCGTCCAGCCGGCGCGGAGCTGGGAACGCCCGTCCGACCATATCCCGCTCGTCACGGAGTTCGCTTTTTGA
- the ribA gene encoding GTP cyclohydrolase II: MTDDASDAGARRAARAIDALRRGWPFRVTGPDGALDLLAVESARDDALAEFGSSDVLISGERAVTLKLTNQRVAATPGPVRLAGAADRVAAALAIADPALDLAHPLKGPFRTIATGGETAASAAMTMARHAGLLPAFFVREATGATETACSADDVALLLDPARLQVAARARLPVEASESAEIVAFRSPEEASDHVALVIGKRDGNPPVVRLHSECLTGDVLGSLKCDCGPQLHAALHAMADAPWGVLLYLRQEGRGIGLVNKLRAYALQDQGYDTVDANLRLGFPVEARDFAIAGRMLELLNIPRIRLMTNNPEKVARLEKEGVEVVERLPLALPTNKYNEQYLATKRDRTGHQL; the protein is encoded by the coding sequence TTGACCGACGACGCGAGCGATGCCGGCGCCCGCCGGGCGGCGCGCGCCATCGACGCGCTGCGCCGCGGCTGGCCGTTCCGGGTAACCGGGCCCGACGGGGCGCTCGACCTGCTGGCGGTCGAAAGCGCGCGCGACGACGCGCTCGCCGAATTCGGCAGCAGCGACGTGCTGATTTCGGGCGAGCGCGCGGTGACGCTGAAACTCACCAACCAACGCGTCGCGGCAACGCCGGGGCCAGTGCGGCTCGCCGGCGCGGCCGACCGGGTTGCGGCGGCGCTGGCAATCGCCGACCCCGCACTCGACCTTGCCCATCCGCTCAAGGGCCCCTTCCGCACTATCGCCACCGGCGGCGAGACCGCCGCGTCGGCCGCGATGACGATGGCGCGCCACGCCGGACTGCTCCCCGCCTTTTTCGTTCGCGAAGCCACCGGCGCGACCGAGACCGCCTGTTCGGCGGACGACGTCGCACTGCTGCTCGACCCCGCCCGGCTGCAGGTCGCGGCGCGCGCGCGCCTGCCGGTCGAAGCGAGCGAAAGCGCCGAGATCGTCGCCTTTCGTTCGCCCGAAGAGGCCTCGGATCATGTCGCGCTCGTCATCGGCAAGCGCGACGGCAATCCGCCCGTCGTCCGGTTGCACAGCGAATGCCTGACCGGCGACGTGCTCGGCAGCCTCAAATGCGATTGCGGACCGCAGCTTCACGCCGCGCTCCACGCAATGGCCGACGCACCATGGGGGGTGTTGCTCTACCTCCGGCAGGAAGGCCGCGGCATCGGGCTCGTCAACAAGCTGCGCGCCTATGCGCTGCAGGATCAGGGCTATGACACGGTCGACGCCAATCTGCGGCTCGGCTTCCCGGTCGAGGCGCGCGACTTCGCGATTGCCGGGCGGATGCTCGAACTGCTGAACATCCCGCGCATCCGGTTGATGACCAACAATCCGGAGAAGGTTGCGCGGCTAGAAAAAGAGGGTGTCGAGGTCGTCGAGCGCTTGCCGCTGGCGCTGCCCACGAACAAATATAACGAGCAATATCTCGCGACCAAGCGGGATCGCACGGGGCACCAGCTTTGA
- a CDS encoding LolA family protein: MLAPVAAAGLALALPAVAQSSNALASVQAHLKSTSSMTADFTQTDRNGQRLTGKLTLKRPGKIRFQYQKGVPLLIVGDGSSLTMIDYEVKQVQRWPVKNSPLGALLDPDRDLSKYAKVLPTGNDGVLSVEVKDPKRPEYGTITMVFIRDGASPGGLRLRGWVALDSQNNRTRIDLANQKFNVAVADSTFKWTDPRPKQRGRAG; the protein is encoded by the coding sequence ATGCTCGCTCCTGTCGCTGCCGCCGGCCTTGCGCTGGCCCTGCCTGCGGTGGCGCAGTCGTCGAACGCGCTCGCTTCGGTGCAGGCCCATCTCAAATCGACCAGCTCGATGACCGCCGACTTCACCCAGACCGACCGCAACGGCCAGCGGCTGACCGGCAAGCTGACCCTGAAGCGCCCCGGCAAGATCCGCTTCCAGTATCAGAAGGGTGTGCCGCTGCTGATCGTCGGCGACGGCAGTTCGCTGACCATGATCGATTATGAGGTGAAGCAGGTGCAGCGCTGGCCGGTGAAGAATTCGCCGCTCGGCGCGCTGCTCGACCCCGACCGCGACCTCAGCAAATATGCGAAGGTGCTGCCGACCGGCAACGACGGCGTCCTCAGCGTCGAAGTCAAGGATCCGAAACGCCCCGAATATGGCACGATCACCATGGTGTTCATCCGCGACGGCGCGTCGCCCGGCGGCCTCCGGCTGCGCGGCTGGGTGGCGCTCGATTCGCAGAACAACCGGACGCGAATCGATCTCGCCAACCAGAAATTCAACGTCGCGGTCGCCGATTCGACCTTCAAATGGACCGACCCGCGCCCCAAACAGCGCGGCCGCGCCGGCTGA
- a CDS encoding LON peptidase substrate-binding domain-containing protein, with translation MNADAPLTVQRIAIFPLPGAVLFPGLHLPLHIFEPRYSAMVQEVLARDRQIGMIQPRQLPGEEHREPPALYDIGCVGRIIDVEALDEGRFNLVLEGVARFRVRRELDVTTPFRQVEAEIEIEAEDDAVLSSIERASLEREAKRFAARQGYVVDWDSVGQLDDATLVNGIAQVAPFDAAAKQALLEATPIDARAELVVQMMQFFGRFDGDDGRATLQ, from the coding sequence ATGAACGCTGACGCGCCCCTGACCGTCCAGCGGATCGCGATCTTTCCGCTGCCCGGCGCGGTGCTGTTTCCGGGGCTGCATCTGCCGCTGCATATCTTCGAGCCGCGCTATTCGGCGATGGTGCAGGAGGTGCTCGCGCGCGACCGGCAGATCGGGATGATCCAGCCGCGCCAGCTTCCCGGCGAAGAGCATCGCGAACCGCCCGCGCTGTACGATATCGGCTGCGTCGGCCGCATTATCGACGTCGAGGCGCTCGACGAGGGGCGCTTCAACCTCGTGCTCGAAGGCGTCGCGCGCTTTCGCGTTCGCCGCGAGCTCGACGTGACGACACCCTTCCGCCAGGTCGAGGCCGAAATCGAGATCGAGGCCGAGGACGACGCGGTGCTGTCGAGCATCGAACGCGCCAGCCTCGAGCGCGAAGCCAAGCGCTTCGCGGCGCGGCAGGGCTATGTCGTCGACTGGGATTCGGTCGGCCAGCTCGACGATGCGACGCTGGTCAACGGCATCGCGCAGGTCGCGCCGTTCGACGCAGCGGCAAAACAGGCGCTGCTCGAAGCGACACCGATCGACGCGCGCGCCGAACTGGTTGTCCAGATGATGCAATTCTTCGGTCGCTTCGACGGCGACGACGGACGCGCGACGCTGCAATAG